Proteins encoded in a region of the Clostridium beijerinckii genome:
- a CDS encoding chemotaxis protein CheX gives MDVNYINPILNSFASVLPQLGLPDVEKKGISLRGRFIESPGVVIIVGIIGDIKGNVIYGLSLDDAKRIASTMMMGMPVEQFDELAQSAISELTNMLTATVATNFSKEDININISTPTLVHGSFTANASSDKVVCVQMGVGDMNIEVNISMEKNTI, from the coding sequence ATGGATGTCAATTATATAAATCCAATATTAAATTCTTTTGCAAGTGTATTGCCACAGTTAGGGTTACCTGATGTAGAGAAAAAAGGAATAAGTCTAAGAGGCAGATTTATAGAGAGTCCTGGAGTTGTCATTATTGTTGGTATTATAGGTGACATTAAAGGTAATGTTATTTATGGGTTAAGCTTAGATGATGCAAAACGAATAGCATCTACAATGATGATGGGAATGCCAGTTGAACAATTTGATGAATTGGCTCAAAGTGCAATTTCAGAACTTACAAATATGTTAACTGCAACTGTAGCAACTAATTTTTCAAAAGAAGATATTAATATAAATATATCTACACCAACTCTTGTACATGGAAGCTTTACTGCAAATGCGAGTTCAGATAAAGTTGTATGTGTGCAAATGGGTGTTGGAGATATGAATATTGAGGTTAACATTTCAATGGAGAAAAACACAATTTAG
- a CDS encoding ferritin-like domain-containing protein: protein MKCKICGMEINERNFNLNEEAFINKNSIDNIIHCPFCGVGKEYLSESNEIITVQSDSFDENTLKILDHAVKLEIFNGDFYNTAAMKAKNDKVKKVFGALSKIEICHSKIHQRLGDFIKAPNLSKVSYDRYDSDSALLQLAKQKEEHAVGYYEKYKDQVNDSNLFEIFAALAGVEKEHIILVEE, encoded by the coding sequence TTGAAGTGTAAAATATGTGGTATGGAAATAAATGAAAGAAATTTTAACCTTAATGAAGAAGCTTTTATTAATAAGAATTCGATAGACAATATTATTCATTGTCCATTTTGTGGTGTAGGCAAGGAGTATTTAAGTGAAAGTAATGAAATAATTACAGTACAAAGTGACTCGTTTGATGAAAATACTTTGAAGATTTTAGATCATGCTGTTAAGCTTGAGATCTTTAATGGTGACTTTTATAATACGGCAGCTATGAAAGCTAAAAATGATAAAGTCAAAAAAGTATTTGGAGCATTATCAAAAATAGAAATATGTCATTCAAAAATACATCAAAGACTAGGTGATTTTATAAAGGCTCCTAATTTAAGTAAAGTCAGCTATGATAGATATGATAGTGATAGTGCACTTTTACAATTAGCAAAACAAAAAGAAGAACATGCTGTTGGATATTATGAAAAATATAAAGATCAGGTTAATGACAGCAATTTATTTGAAATATTTGCAGCTTTAGCTGGCGTAGAGAAGGAGCATATCATTCTTGTTGAAGAATAG
- a CDS encoding TIGR01906 family membrane protein yields MGICRDIFYAISIISIIVLSVLNTTSIYGYAIQRYKLNEYTGLSTEILMDNYKRVIYYVQNPFIKELKFNSITMSEFGRIHFFEVKRIFIALYVFSIIFIGVIIFKVLANKSNDLKKRLIANFNSGVNMMAVIFIFVGAISAKDFSKAFIYFHKIFFRNNYWIFDPRTDPIINALPEEFFMLELMSIIILLVVVTVVIKLLYIRNKLGSKS; encoded by the coding sequence TTGGGGATTTGTAGAGATATATTTTATGCGATATCAATTATATCCATTATAGTTTTAAGTGTTTTAAATACAACTAGTATATATGGTTATGCAATACAAAGATATAAATTAAATGAATACACTGGATTATCAACAGAAATATTAATGGATAACTATAAAAGAGTAATTTATTATGTTCAGAATCCGTTTATTAAGGAATTAAAGTTTAATAGTATAACTATGAGTGAATTCGGAAGGATACACTTTTTTGAGGTGAAGAGAATATTTATAGCGCTATATGTATTTAGTATAATATTTATTGGAGTTATAATCTTTAAAGTATTGGCTAATAAATCAAATGATTTAAAAAAGAGGCTTATAGCAAATTTTAATAGTGGTGTAAATATGATGGCAGTAATATTCATATTTGTTGGTGCAATATCAGCAAAGGATTTTTCTAAAGCATTTATTTATTTTCATAAAATATTCTTTAGAAATAATTACTGGATATTTGATCCTAGAACTGATCCTATAATAAATGCATTGCCAGAAGAGTTTTTTATGCTTGAATTAATGAGCATAATAATTTTGTTGGTAGTAGTTACTGTGGTTATAAAGTTACTTTATATTAGAAACAAATTAGGTTCGAAAAGTTAA
- the dnaX gene encoding DNA polymerase III subunit gamma/tau, whose translation MGYTALYREWRPKNFEDVVGQEHITTTLKNEILNDRIAHAYLFCGTRGTGKTSTAKVMAKALNCLDLHNGEPCNECEMCRKINEGLAIDVTELDAASNNGIDKIRDIIDDTKYPPQEARYKIYIMDEVHMLSVGAVNAFLKTLEEPPKRVIFILATTDPQKLPITILSRCQRFDFKRISQKEISSRLKKITDSQGITYEQKSLDLISRVCDGAMRDALSILDQAIAMGEDKINYDDLVSILGLVTNEYLFDITYAIIDRSIEKSMIIIDKLVYSGKDMQLFIKDLIAHFRNLLMVKVTNNPEEVLDMSLENIHLIKEQGRKIRVEEIMRAIRILQDSEINSKASKQSRLYLELAIIKMCKIEYDTSNEVILSRINKLEESLKSGKIRMVQSENINEELKSAHNNIGTNSNNNQSRNAINKGNINSNGVNLEANPNSSLTVDDVGRVWTEILEKFKAKRAMIVYASIVTAKPYSLKNGIVTLEYDSMYAFNKDRLQKAEYREIVNTVFSEVLKEKVIVDYVVKNDNEVKDQEELLKETIEGIPFEIYDE comes from the coding sequence GTGGGTTATACAGCACTATATAGAGAGTGGAGACCAAAGAATTTTGAAGACGTTGTTGGGCAGGAACATATAACTACAACGTTAAAAAATGAAATTTTAAACGATAGAATTGCACATGCTTATCTTTTTTGTGGAACTAGAGGAACAGGAAAAACATCAACTGCAAAAGTAATGGCAAAGGCATTAAATTGTCTAGATTTACATAATGGAGAACCATGTAACGAGTGTGAGATGTGTAGAAAAATAAATGAGGGATTAGCAATTGATGTAACAGAACTTGATGCCGCTTCTAATAATGGTATAGACAAAATCAGAGATATTATAGATGACACAAAATATCCACCACAAGAAGCTAGGTATAAAATATATATAATGGATGAGGTTCACATGCTTTCAGTGGGAGCAGTTAATGCGTTCTTAAAAACTTTAGAAGAGCCTCCTAAGAGAGTAATATTTATATTAGCTACAACAGATCCCCAAAAGTTACCTATAACTATTCTATCTAGATGTCAAAGATTTGATTTTAAGAGAATAAGCCAAAAAGAAATATCTAGTAGACTTAAAAAGATAACAGATTCACAGGGAATAACTTATGAGCAAAAAAGTTTGGATTTAATTTCAAGAGTCTGCGATGGTGCGATGAGAGATGCATTAAGTATACTAGATCAAGCGATTGCTATGGGTGAAGATAAAATTAATTACGATGATTTAGTTAGTATATTGGGACTTGTAACTAATGAATATTTGTTTGACATAACTTACGCCATTATAGATAGAAGTATTGAAAAGTCGATGATTATAATTGATAAGCTTGTTTATTCTGGTAAGGATATGCAATTGTTCATTAAAGATTTAATAGCACATTTTAGAAATTTACTTATGGTAAAGGTTACAAATAATCCAGAAGAAGTTTTAGATATGTCTCTTGAAAATATTCATTTGATTAAAGAGCAGGGAAGAAAGATTAGAGTAGAAGAAATAATGAGAGCTATTAGAATACTTCAGGATTCGGAAATAAATTCAAAAGCTAGCAAGCAAAGTAGATTATATTTAGAGCTTGCTATTATAAAGATGTGTAAAATTGAGTATGATACTTCAAATGAGGTTATTTTATCAAGAATAAACAAGTTGGAGGAATCATTAAAAAGTGGCAAGATTCGAATGGTTCAATCAGAAAATATTAATGAAGAATTAAAATCTGCACATAATAATATAGGAACTAATTCAAATAATAATCAAAGTAGAAATGCTATTAATAAGGGCAACATAAATAGTAATGGTGTTAATTTAGAAGCTAATCCAAACTCATCGTTAACAGTAGATGATGTTGGGAGAGTATGGACAGAAATATTAGAAAAATTCAAGGCAAAGAGGGCAATGATTGTTTATGCTTCAATCGTTACAGCAAAACCATATAGCTTAAAAAATGGTATAGTTACACTTGAATATGATTCAATGTATGCATTTAATAAAGATAGGTTGCAGAAGGCAGAATACAGAGAAATTGTGAATACCGTATTTTCAGAAGTTCTAAAGGAAAAAGTAATTGTAGATTATGTAGTAAAAAATGATAATGAAGTAAAAGATCAAGAAGAGCTATTAAAAGAAACAATAGAAGGAATACCATTTGAAATATATGATGAATAG
- the crcB gene encoding fluoride efflux transporter CrcB has protein sequence MQKIIYVGIGGCIGAVMRYLVTIQSAKMINSNIPLGTLIVNVVGGFLIGMIMELSVSTDLISPNLKLFLTTGVMGGLTTFSTFSYETINLISDGRYLFGIANILLNVFLSIGGVALARLACSISI, from the coding sequence TTGCAAAAGATTATTTATGTTGGAATAGGTGGTTGCATTGGAGCTGTAATGAGATACCTAGTGACCATACAATCAGCAAAAATGATAAATTCTAATATTCCATTGGGAACATTAATAGTAAACGTAGTTGGAGGTTTCCTTATAGGAATGATAATGGAACTAAGTGTTTCAACAGATTTGATATCGCCCAATTTAAAGCTCTTTTTGACAACAGGTGTTATGGGTGGGTTAACAACATTTTCAACATTTAGCTATGAAACAATAAATTTAATTAGCGATGGAAGATACTTATTTGGAATTGCTAACATTTTATTAAATGTATTTTTAAGCATAGGGGGAGTTGCCTTAGCTAGACTAGCATGCAGTATATCAATTTAG
- a CDS encoding response regulator, translated as MKNVNIVIVDDSPFQIALLRDLLTESGFNVVGEAGSLAETIEVVTNVKPDLVTMDMTMPGTDGFECTREIHKIDPNIKVIIVSSMMDDEIVRKAKKNHVCGYAQKPVDAEELTLLINRVMADEELFLELEGLYSSVFREALLDVFNKLTKTVPVITHESNENVEKISKGISIVMGVIGKYSGRIIFDMSFETANSIGKALLKREVKNTEEMLNVMSEITNMAAGNACSMINKRNRIFGLRVAPPTTFHGESISISKAELETTYSANAKTQFGDLSISIGFGRGEGEWMSII; from the coding sequence ATGAAAAATGTGAATATTGTTATAGTGGATGACTCGCCTTTTCAAATTGCTTTATTGAGAGATTTATTAACAGAAAGTGGATTTAATGTTGTGGGTGAAGCAGGTTCTTTAGCTGAAACCATTGAGGTTGTTACAAATGTGAAGCCGGATTTAGTAACAATGGATATGACTATGCCGGGAACTGATGGATTTGAATGTACAAGGGAAATACATAAAATTGATCCTAATATTAAAGTTATAATTGTTAGTTCTATGATGGATGATGAAATAGTAAGAAAAGCGAAAAAGAATCACGTATGTGGGTACGCACAAAAGCCAGTAGATGCAGAAGAATTAACATTATTAATAAATAGAGTTATGGCAGATGAAGAACTGTTTTTAGAATTGGAAGGTCTATATTCATCAGTGTTTAGAGAGGCTCTATTAGATGTATTTAATAAGCTTACTAAAACAGTACCGGTGATTACACATGAAAGCAATGAAAATGTTGAGAAAATTAGCAAGGGAATTTCAATTGTCATGGGGGTTATAGGAAAGTATTCAGGAAGAATAATTTTCGATATGTCATTTGAAACTGCTAATAGCATAGGAAAGGCATTGCTTAAGAGAGAGGTAAAGAATACTGAAGAAATGCTTAATGTTATGTCTGAGATAACAAATATGGCGGCAGGAAATGCATGTTCAATGATAAACAAAAGAAATAGGATATTTGGATTAAGGGTTGCTCCGCCAACCACATTCCATGGAGAATCAATTAGTATATCGAAAGCAGAATTAGAAACTACTTATTCTGCAAATGCAAAAACTCAGTTCGGAGATTTATCAATTAGTATAGGCTTTGGAAGAGGTGAAGGAGAATGGATGTCAATTATATAA
- a CDS encoding fumarylacetoacetate hydrolase family protein: MKFVTFKHEGIEQVGILALNEQGVYPIKSLGINYDSMICLIENITDHEMDLLQKSLTNNDKEYISIEDISKMPPIPNPNQDIICLGINYMEHAVESARYKNEAFGGDRPYAVYFSKRVNTATADGDYIPSYPQIVDSLDYEAELAVIIGKDAKDVPKEKAFDYVFGYTIINDVSARNLQTRHKQWYFGKSLDGFTPMGPCIVTKGEFVNPPVLRICSRVNGELRQNSTTDLMITSIQDVIHELSQGITLKAGTIIAMGTPAGVGMGFIPPKFLKPGDIVECEIEGIGCLKNIVK; encoded by the coding sequence ATGAAATTTGTAACTTTTAAGCATGAAGGTATAGAGCAAGTAGGAATACTAGCTCTCAATGAGCAAGGAGTTTATCCTATAAAATCTCTTGGCATTAATTATGATAGCATGATCTGTTTAATAGAAAACATAACAGATCATGAAATGGATCTTCTACAAAAATCATTAACTAATAATGATAAGGAATATATCTCCATAGAGGATATTTCTAAAATGCCTCCAATACCTAATCCTAATCAAGATATTATTTGTTTAGGTATCAACTATATGGAACATGCGGTTGAATCTGCTCGATATAAAAACGAAGCCTTTGGTGGGGATAGACCATATGCAGTATATTTTTCCAAAAGAGTGAATACTGCGACTGCTGATGGTGATTATATCCCTAGTTATCCACAAATAGTTGATAGTCTAGATTATGAGGCTGAATTAGCAGTCATCATTGGAAAAGACGCTAAAGATGTACCTAAAGAAAAAGCTTTTGATTATGTTTTTGGTTATACTATAATAAACGATGTGAGTGCAAGAAACCTTCAGACAAGACATAAACAATGGTATTTTGGTAAAAGTTTAGATGGTTTTACTCCAATGGGGCCTTGTATTGTCACTAAAGGTGAATTTGTTAATCCTCCAGTATTAAGGATATGCTCTAGAGTTAACGGAGAGCTAAGACAAAATAGTACTACTGATCTTATGATTACTTCAATACAAGACGTAATTCATGAATTGTCTCAGGGAATTACTTTAAAGGCTGGAACTATTATTGCAATGGGAACTCCAGCTGGTGTAGGCATGGGATTCATACCACCTAAATTCCTAAAGCCTGGCGATATAGTTGAATGCGAAATTGAAGGTATAGGCTGTCTTAAAAATATTGTAAAGTAA
- a CDS encoding dihydrofolate reductase, producing MISIIVAIAKDNVIGKDNKLLWHISEDLKRFKKITTGKKMIMGRKTFESLPGILPNREHIVLTRDNNFNVDSDKVTIEHDFNSVLQRYLECEDEVFVIGGAEIYKQFLPYAKKLYLTKVDEEFEGDTYFPGINYSNYNAEYTSEKFIDEKNGLHYTFVNLIQM from the coding sequence ATGATTTCAATAATTGTTGCTATTGCTAAAGATAATGTAATCGGGAAAGATAACAAATTATTATGGCATATTTCAGAGGATTTAAAGAGATTTAAAAAAATAACTACAGGCAAAAAAATGATTATGGGCAGAAAAACTTTTGAATCATTGCCTGGAATTTTACCAAATAGAGAACATATAGTTCTAACTAGAGATAATAATTTTAATGTAGATTCAGATAAGGTGACAATAGAGCACGATTTTAATTCAGTACTTCAAAGATATTTGGAGTGTGAAGATGAAGTCTTTGTAATTGGAGGTGCTGAAATTTATAAACAATTTCTCCCTTATGCAAAGAAATTATACTTAACAAAAGTAGATGAAGAATTTGAAGGCGATACATATTTCCCTGGAATTAATTATTCAAATTATAATGCTGAATACACATCAGAGAAATTTATTGATGAAAAGAATGGATTGCATTATACTTTTGTAAATTTAATACAGATGTAA
- a CDS encoding thymidylate synthase: MSLYDDKYLAIANDILENGYFDNNRTGVKTYKLPHQIMQFNLEKEFPILTTKFVAFKTAVKELLWIFKDQSNSVKELQSQNVKIWDEWMMEDGTIGTSYGWIVKKFDQMDKLIDALKNNPQDRRMMINLWQIPYLDSAPLYPCCFLTMWDVTDGKLNCMLVQRSGDWGLGVPFNTSQYAVLVHLLAQVTGLKPGLFTHVINNAHIYENQVDGLKLQLTRKNDAYNAPKLWINPEITNFYDFTPDDIKLEDYKHHESIKMDVSV; encoded by the coding sequence ATGAGTTTATATGATGATAAATATTTAGCCATTGCTAATGATATATTAGAAAATGGTTACTTCGATAATAACAGAACTGGAGTCAAGACTTATAAACTACCTCATCAAATTATGCAATTTAATTTAGAAAAAGAATTTCCAATACTAACAACAAAATTTGTGGCATTTAAAACTGCCGTTAAAGAACTTCTTTGGATCTTTAAAGATCAATCAAACAGTGTAAAAGAACTTCAATCTCAAAACGTAAAAATATGGGATGAATGGATGATGGAAGATGGAACTATCGGAACTTCTTATGGTTGGATAGTAAAAAAATTCGATCAAATGGATAAATTAATAGATGCATTGAAAAATAACCCACAAGATAGAAGAATGATGATTAATTTATGGCAAATTCCATATCTAGATAGCGCTCCATTATATCCTTGCTGCTTTCTTACAATGTGGGATGTAACTGATGGGAAGCTCAACTGTATGCTTGTTCAAAGAAGCGGAGATTGGGGACTTGGTGTTCCATTTAACACATCTCAGTATGCTGTATTAGTTCATCTATTAGCTCAAGTTACTGGACTTAAACCAGGATTATTTACTCATGTAATAAATAATGCTCATATATACGAAAATCAAGTAGATGGTTTGAAACTTCAACTTACAAGAAAAAATGATGCATATAATGCTCCAAAACTTTGGATCAATCCAGAAATTACAAATTTCTATGATTTTACTCCTGACGACATAAAATTAGAAGATTATAAGCATCATGAATCTATAAAAATGGACGTATCAGTATAA